A stretch of DNA from Thermodesulfobacteriota bacterium:
TCGTCGAAGAGAGGGCGCTGACGGACGAGGAGACGGCCGTGTGGATCGACCAGGCGGAGTGCATGGAGACGGAGAGCAAGTCGAGAGACGACATACAGGACCTCGACGCCACGGAGGTGCCGATAGTGAGCGAGATCACGGTAAGGAACGATCTCACGTGCGGCGATGCACCGCCCGACAGCCTGGTAGCCTGCCAGTCGAGGGACGAGATAGCGTTTCAGAGCGGGCTCGATCACACTACCTTTCTTATGGCCTTAAGGCACGAGGAAATACACTACATTCTGTTCTTCCTGACGGGTGACGGCGACGGCAATCACCGGAGCATATGGTTCGATATAGAAGAGAGCCCCTGCCCTGAAACCGCCGCCGGGCAGTTGAGATTTGCGGTGTTTCCCTAGATTTCCCCGGATTTTCTTCCGCGGCGTCACGGCCGCATAGATACCGCTTTTGTCGGCGTCGGACGGTTTCCATTCCGGCTATTCATACCCCGACGTCTAACGGCCGGCCGGTCTGTTCCTGAACCACCACGTCAGCTTGTGAATCTCCATGGTTATGAAGATCGTGAGCGCAAGGGCGCCCACTACTCCCCACATCTCAAGGGATACGGGCTCCGTCCCGAGTATACTCTGCCCGATCGGCAGGTACATCGCCGCCACGTGAACCAGAAGTGCCGCGACGGCGCCGGTCAGAAGGATCGGGCTCCGGAAGGGAGAGAGTATGAGCGCGGATTTCGTCTCCGAGCGGCAGTTGCCTATGTGGACGTTTTCGAATAGCACCATCAGGAGGAGGAGCGCGTTACGGGCCGCGGCCTCGTTCCACCCGCTGTGGATGAGAACATAGAAAAAGCCGAAGCCCAGAATGCCCATGGTAAGGGTTGCCGCGAGCGTCCGCTCGATCATTATCTTGTTGAATATGCGCTCCCTGGGCGACCTCGGCTTCTTCTGGAGCGAGTCTCCCTCGCCCGGCTCGAAGGCAAGGGCTATGTCCTGTATGCCGTTTGTGACCAGGTTGAGCCATAGTATCTGGACGGGCAGGAGAGGGAGCGGAAGGCCCGCGATGATGCTCAGGAGAATGAGCACGAGCTCGGCGGCGTTCGTCGAAATCAGGAGGTAGATCACCTTCCGGACGTTGTCGTACGCAATACGGCCCTCCTCGACCCCGGCCACGATCGTCGCGAAGTTGTCGTCGCTGATCACGAGCTCGGACACCTCTCTCGCGACGTCGGTGCCCTCCTTTCCCATGGCTATGCCTATGTTGGCCGTCCTGAGGGCGGGGGCGTCGTTCACGCCGTCGCCGGTTACGGCCACGAAATGCCCGGCGCCCTGCACCGCCTCGACGATCTGGTATTTCTGGTTGGGGCTCACCCTCGCGAAGACGTTCGTGCGCTCGACTATTTTCTCCATCTCTTCGGGCGACTTCGACATTAACTCGGCGCCCGTCACGACCTGGGAATAATCGGAGGCCATGCCGAGGTCGCGCGCTATGGCGAGGGCCGTTACGGGGTGGTCCCCGGTCACCATCGATACCTCTATGCCCGCCTGCCTGCAGCTGTTTACCGCCTCCTTCACGCCGTGCCTGAGCGGGTCGATCATTCCCGCGAACCCGAGCAGCCCGAGGCCGGAGGGCTCGGGAGGGAACTCGGAGGGGCTCACCTCGCCGGCTATCTCCCCCTCGGCCAGCGCGAGCACGCGGTAGCCCCTGCCGGCCATGTCTTCGGCGATCGCGAGGAGACCGGACTTGTCCTCCTCTTTTTCGATCCCGCACATTTCGATAACCCTTTCGGGGGCGCCCTTCACGAAGACCGTCGTCGAGTGCCCGCCGGTTTTGTGATAGGAGGCCGAGAACTGCCGCTCGGGCTCGAATGGTATTTCGTTCACCTGCGGGCAGGAATCGAGGAGCGGCTCGCGTTCGTAGCCCAGCTTGTGGCCGAACGAGAGGAGCGATACGTCCACCGTGTCCCCGTGCCACACCCATCCGTGGTCCCTGTGGTGAAGGTCGGCTTCGTTGCACAGTACAGCGGCTATCGCCAGTCGCTCGAGCCAGGGTCGGCCGCCGCGAGCGACCGGCTTTCCGCCGGAGAGCACCTCTCCTTCGGGGGCGAAGCCGACCCCGCTCACCTCGAATGCCTCGCCGCCGGGGAGGATCACCTCTTTTACCGTGAGCTCGTTTCGCGTGAGGGTTCCCGTTTTATCGGTCGCTATATACGTGCAGCTTCCGAGCCCCTCGACCGCGACCAGCCTGCGGACGATAACCCCTCTCCGGGCCATTCTGGTCATGGCGACGGCGAGGGCTACCGTCATCGCCACGGGCAGGCCCTCGGGTATGGCCGAGACGGCGAGGGCCACGACGAAGTGGAGCATTTCGTTAAAGCCGTATCTCCCGAGCGCGAGACCGAGGAGGCCTATGGCGACAGCGGATATGAGCGCCACGAACCCGATTATGTGCGTGAACGTCTTCATCCTCGCTATGAGGGGCGGCTCGCCCTGGCCCCCGGACATCACGTCGAGAGCGAGCCGGCCGACCTGGGTCGCTTGCCCTGTCGCCGCGACCACGCCCTTGGCGCGGCCCCTCGTGACTATCGATCCGGCGTAGGCCATGTTCAGCGTGTCGCCGAGCGGCGTGCCCGGTCTTCCGATCCATGACCAGTCCTTCAGAACGGGGAGGGATTCGCCCGTCAGCAGGGATTCGTCTATCTCGAGCCCGTTTGTCGTAAGGAGCCTTATGTCAGCCGGGGCCCGGTTCCCGGATTCGAGCCAGACGATGTCCCCGGGGACTATGCTCTCGGCGTCGATGTCGACTATTTCGCCGTCTCTCTCTACGGTGGCTTTTATCTTCAGCAGTTTTTGCAGCGCCTTTGCGCTCTGCTCCGCACGCCATTCCTGGTAGCCGCCGATTATGGCGTTCAGGAGCAGCGCCACGATTATGAAGCCCGCGTCCGTCGGCTCTTTTATGGCAAAGGCTATGACGGCGGCGAAGACCAGTATGTACATGAGCGGGCTTCGGAACTGGTATATAAAGGTTTTCCAGAAAGGGGCAGGGGGCTTTTGCGGAAGCGAGTTGGTCCCGTACCGAGCCAGCCGCCCGGCGGCTTCGGAATCGCTGAGCCCGTTTTCCCGTGTGTCGAGCGCTTCGATAACCGCCCCCGGGTCCATGGCGTGCCAGATTCGTGTCTGTGATGGTTTATCGTTCATAGTGTTAAACTGCCCGTGATCGACGGGCGTACTTTGCGGGGAGATGGCCCCGGAAGGACCGGGAGTTTATTTGTTTTGTCCGGATATGCTAAAGCTTTACGGGCGAGACGAATCCGGCCGGTTTTACGGTCAATAACGAGCATTTCACCTGGCTCAGGACGGATTCGGCCGTGTTCCCTATTATAAACCCGGGCAATCCCGTTCTGCAGACGGTGCCCATGACGACGAGATCCATTTTTTCCCTTGCCGCGAATTTGGGAATTAGCACGGACGGATCGCCTTTAAGCAGATGGAGCTTGTATTCCGACTCGTCCAGACCGTTTTTCGCCAGGAGCGTTTCTACACATTCTTTGTGGGCGCGTCTCGTTTCGCCGAGAAGCTTCTTTATCTGTGCTTCGCTCTTTCCGAAACGCGGCCCCCTGAGCGCTTTTTCGCCGAAGAGGCTCCACGCGTGGACTATGTGAAGCTCGCTTTTTTCGTGTTTCGAAACCGAGAGGGCGAGCTCGAGAATGGAGCCGTTCAGCTCGTTGGTTTTTTGGTCCGTCGGGTCGGGGTCGATGGCGGCGAGAATGCGGGAATATTTCCGGGACCTTGACGGTTTCAGCATCCATACCGGGGAGGGGCATTTCCGAAGCAGGCCGATATCGACGCTTCCGAGGAGGGGATCCTTCGCCCTGCCCTTGCCCCCGGCGGTTTTTATCACGAGGTCGTGCTTGTTCCTGAGCACCTCTCTTATTATTTCTATCTGAGGCTTTCCGGTGAGGACTTTGACCTCGGCCTTTATCTTCGTACGGCTTTCGTACTTTTTTATCGCGTTTTTGATTTCGGAGAGCCTTTCGTCGACGAGGGCCTTTTCGAGCTCTTTGACAGAAACCATTTCCAGAAAATCATCCATTCTTTCGGGTATTCTTTCTACCACCCAGACGATCGTCAGCCCAGATTTGTTGTGTTTGGCTATGGAAAAGGCGCGCTCCAGGGCGTCCCGGCCGTTCTCCTTTCCGCTGTAAACCAGGAGTATCTTTTTAAATCCCGTCATCCGCCTGTCTCTAAATGCGATTTGTTCGAACCCGTGACTGCGTTGAATGTAATTACACGGGAAAAGTATTATACTTTTACAGTGGTCGCTTGCAAATTTCCCCGTGCCCGGGGGGCCTCGTTGCACGCCGGGTGCGTTCCTTGACTGCTTTTTCCATTGAGGTACGTTATCTCCTGACTTTTCTTGCAGACAGAAATTCAACATTACAGGTATAAAAAGGGATTATGGGACTCAGATGCGGACTGGTAGGGCTTCCCAACGTGGGGAAGTCTACTCTTTTTAATGCCCTTACGAGCGCAGGGGCGGAAGTCGGGAATTTCCCGTTCACCACGATAGACGACAACGTCGGCGTCGTGGCCGTCGCGGACGACAGGCTCCACAAGCTGGCCGAGCTTGTGAAGCCGCAGAAGCTTACGCCGACATACCTCGAAGTGGTAGACATCGCGGGCCTGGTCAAAGGCGCGTCCGAGGGGAAGGGCAGGGGGAACGCCTTTCTCGCCAGCATAAGGGAAGTGGACCTTATTCTCCACACGGTCCGATGCTTCGAGAACGATAACGTGGTGCACGTCGAGGGCTTCCCGGACGCGATGCGCGACATACATATCATAGAGGACGAGCTGTTGCTGAAGGACCTCGAAACCCTCGAAAAGCGGCAGGAGAAGCTCCAGTCGCAGGCAAAGGGCGGGGACAGGAAGATCAAGGATGCGCTCGAAGTGGTGACGCGCCTTAAGGAGTTCGTCGAGAACGGGAACAAGGCCCGGAATTTCCCGCTGGACGAGGAGTCGGCGAAGGTCGTAAAGGAGATGTATCTCCTTACCGACATCCCGATGATATACGTCTGCAACGTGAGCGAGGACGACATACCGGACGCCGCCGGGAACGAAGAGGTCGGGAAGGTGAGGGAGTACGCGGAGAAGGAGGGCTCGGAGGTTATAGTCCTTTCGGCGAAGATAGAGGCCGAGATCGCCGAGCTGCCGTACGACGAGAAGAAGCTCTTTCTGGACGAGCTCGGGCTCGAGGATTCCGGGCTCGACAGGCTCGTCAGGATTGCATATGATAAGCTGGGAATAATCACGTATTTCACGCAGGGGCCGAAGGAGGTCAGGGCGTGGACGATAAGAAAGGGGTGGAAGGCCCCGCAGGCGGCGGGCGTCATACATACGGACTTCGAGCGGGGGTTCATTCGCGCCGAGACGGCGTCGTACGACGACTTCATCGCGGCGGGCTCGGAGGCTGCACTAAAGGAAGCCGGCAAGATGCGCTCCGAGGGCAAGGAGTACGTCGTCAGGGACGGGGACATAATGCTCTTCAGGTTCAATGTATAAAGAGATAATAAGGCCTGTGCTGGACAGGCTAGATTCCGAAACGTTTCACGACCTGGCGAGGGAATCCCTTCACCTCGCCGAACTGACCCCCCTAACATTAAAGCTCGTAGAACTATTCGCCGACGGCGGCAGACGCTTTACGGACGAGAGGCTGCGTGTAAATCTCGGCGGGGTCGAGCTAGAAAATCCGCTCATCGTCGGCGCGGGATGGGACAAGGCGGGGAGGGCCGTGATGGCCCTATGGCAGCTCGGATTTGCGGCGGTGGAGGTGGGCTCGGTGCTGGAGTACCGCCAGCCGGGTAATCCGAAGCCGAGGCAGTTCATGGTCGCTCCGGGGACGGCGATAAACTGGCTCGGATTCAACAGCCCGGGGATGGACGTCGTCGCGAAGAATCTCAGCCGCTACAAGAACCCGCCGTTTAAGCTGGGGATCAGCATCGGGATGAACAAAGACGTCCCGCACGACGATTCGCCCCGCGCGCACGCAGTCGTCGCGGAGAGGCTTTACGGATACGCCGATTACTTCGCGATAAACGTGAGCTCGCCCAATACCCCCGGCCTGAGAAAGCTCCACGAGAAGGGGCGGACGGCGAACATCGTCAAGGCAGTGATAGCGGCCATGGAGGGGAAGGGCGGGCGGAAGCCGCTATTCGTGAAGGTCGCGCCGGAGCTCGGCTGGAAGGCGATAGACGATATACTCGAAGTCGCGATAGACCACGGGGTGACGGGGATAATCGCGACGAACACGGCGGACGTGCCGGAGATGAAGGCGAAGTACGGGGAGAGGTGGAGGACGCAGCCCGGCGGGCTCAGCGGGGACGATCCGGACTACAGGCGCATGGCGACGGAGAAGGTCGCCTACATATACAGGCAGGCGGGGGACAAGCTGGATATTATCGGCGTCGGCGGCGTGAAAGACGCGGAGACGGCGCTCGAAAAGATAAGGGCCGGGGCGAAGGCGCTGCAGATCGTGACGGCTATAAGGGGGGAGGGGACTGCCGTTGCGGGGAAGATTAACAAGGGGCTCGTGGAGTTCATGGAGAGGGAAGGGATGAGGTCTTTGGGGGAGATTGTGGGTGTGGATGCGGGGAGGTGAAGTCCAGTTGTAACCCGCGTTCGAAGGGGAGTATCCCAAAACTACACTGAAGGCATCCCGATAGTGGTCCGGTGCCGACATTGGGGGCGAGGACGGCTCGGCCTCTGCCGCGACGAGCCTTTTTCTAAGAGGGGAAGAGAAGAGAGATTGCTTCGCTTCGCTCGCAATGACTAATTATAGATAGATCTCTCACATTAGTTCGAGATGACAAAAAAAGATGCTTGATGTATTGCTGACGGAAAACTGAATGGGTTCCTGCCTCCGCAGGAATGACAGAAGCGGGGTGATTTCTCGCTCACTCGAAAAAGATAAATCCCCCCTTGCTCCCCCCTTTTCCTAAGGAGGGAAGAAAAGAATAAGATAAGACAAAGGATTAACTGAATAGGTTCCTGTCTGCACAGGAATGACAGAAATGTGGTGATTCCTCGCTCGCTCGGAATCGTTAGAAATGATAATATGCTATATATGATATATATACTTTCGGTATGGGCTATCCAAATTTATTCTACCAAAATCAGAGCTCTTCAAGTCCTATAGTGTGCGTTGATCTTGAGGTAGTCGAACGTGATGTCGCTCGTTACGACGAAGGAGCTTTTCTTGCCCGATTTAAGGTCGAGGGTTATGGAGAAGGTCGGCAGCTTCATGACTTCGAGGGCCTTTTCCTCGTCCATGACCGCCTTCGAGTTGCTTAAGACCTTGTGCCCGGCGAAGAAGAGGTCGAGCCTGTCCGGGTTGAAATCCACGCCCGCGCGTCCCGCCGCGGCGACTATCCTCCCCCAGTTCGGGTCTTCGCCGAAGAGTGCGCTCTTAACGAGGAGCGAAGTCCCGATAGTCCGCGCGACGGCCTCGGCGTCCTTTTCCGTCTTCGCGCCCTTGACGATTATCTTCACTACCTTGGTCGCCCCTTCGCCGTCCTTGACTATCATGTGGGCGACCTCGGATGCGGCTTCCGTGACTGCGTCCAGGAGCTTCTTGTAATCCTTGCCGCCGTCTACGGCCCTGTTGCCGAGCTTGCCGTTGGCGAGCAGGAGCACCGTGTCGTTCGTGGACGTATCGCCGTCTACTATGATCTTGTTGAACGAGCTGCCGTTCGAGTCGAAGAGTAGCCTGGAAAGCGCCCTTTTGCCTACGTTGACGTCCGTCATGATGTAGGCGAGCATCGTCGCCATGTTCGGCATTATCATCCCCGCGCCTTTGCCTATGACGGCGACCGTGCCCTTGCCGCCGCCGATGATGACATTCACGGACGCATATTTCGGGAACGCGTCCGTCGTCATGATGGCCTCGGCGGCGTCGAGCATGCCGTCCTCCCTTAGCCCGGAGACGAGCTGGGGCACGGCATTCTTGATCTTGTCCGTCGGGAGCGGGCCGCCGATGAGCCCCGTAGAGGACGGTATGACGAGGTCTTCGGCGATGCCGAGACCCCGGGCGAGGTAGCGCGATGTGAGTACCGCCGCCTTCATGCCCGCAGGGCCGGTGAACGCGTTAGCGATGCCGCTGTTTATCAGCACGGCCTGACAGTATCCGCCCTTTATCCTCTCCATTCCGAGGACGACGGGCGGGGCCTTGACGACGTTCGTCGTAAATACTCCCGCCGCTTTCGCGGGGGTTTCCGAGAATAAAAGGGCGAGGTCCTTCTTGCCCCTTTTTTTGATTCCGCAGGATATACCGCTCCCCAGGAAACCGGGAATCTTTATCATACTGTCAGCTCCTCTATGAACCTGGACGAATTCAATCTTTTCTCTGTGTGGTATTCGGTGAATCTGAGAAACAGTTTTACGTATTTTACAACATTCTCAAGGTGAAGCTCCATCAAATCCCTACGGCGGAGAAATTCTCTCGATACGAGGCCGCCGTTCCCGGCCCGGCTGCCGCACGCCGTGCAGACTACACCGCCCCTTCTTATGCTGAAATGAGCCCTGTCGCCGGCGTCGTTCCCGCACTCGGCGCAGGTTTCGAGATTGGGCTCGTACCCCGAAAGGGCGAGCGTCCGGAGCTGAAATTCCAGGATGGCCGGGAGAGCGCTTTTGCCCTCGTCGAGCTCTGTGAAGAGCCCCGTAAGCGCCTCGAACATCTCTTCGTTGGGGGCGTCTTTAGGCGTGAGGACGTCCACGATTTCGAGGGCGAGGCTGCCCCAGAGGAAGAGCCCGACGTCTTCCATCAGGCGGCGGAAGACCCTGACCGTTTCGGCGTCGTCGACAAACCTGAGGCCGCCGCTTCTTTCCTTGTACCTCGCGCGGAAGAGGACGAACGGCTCTATCCTCCCGCCGAAGCGCTTCCCGCTCGTCCGGGCGTTCTTCGCAAACCCGCTTATCTTCCCCGAGTCCCTAGTGAAAAGCGTGAGGACGTAGTCTCTTTCGCCGTAGGGGGCTTTTCTCAGGAGATATGCCTCCTGCCCGTTTATCATACTGTTATTATTACCAAAGAACGCCCTCTCCGCGAGGGCTTGGGGAATGTATCCTTTCGCCGGTCTGGTGGAAAAGGGGCCGATATTTTATAATAAAGCCGGGTACCGGGTTTTGGGTGCGTCGGTTCATCATTGGGGGATGATGGAATACGGCGGACCGGAGTGAACTATGAACGGAATAAAAATACTCTTCGAGAGGCAGGTTATTTCTATACTGTCGGCGGCGCTGCTCGCCGTAATCTTTATGCAGGCATATGGCGCACCCGCCCGCGCGGCCGACGGTTACAGCGCGGAGGAAAAGATATATCTTAAGAACGTGACGCCGATATTATACGAATATTCACAGGTGGCCTCGCAGGTGAGCGCGAACGTTCTCCCGCTTCAGTCCGCGCCGCCCGAGAAATGCTCGGGCGAGTTTTCGGGTTATTTCGCTATAATGAGCTCTCTCGGGAAGCAGCTCGGGACGATTACGCCCCCCGCGAGGTTCAAGTCGGTCCAGGCCGATTCGGCTTCGGCCATATCGGATTACGAGACCGCACTTAACCTCTATAGCGCCGCATGCACCCAGGAAGACTTCGGTACGAAGGGAGAGCTCGTAAGCCGTGCAGGGGCGGGCGTGAACAGGTCCGTGGCAAAGATAAACGAGGTTTATAAGGATATAGAGGACCTCGGCGCGGTTGCCGCCGCACAGCCCGCCGCCGGAAGCACGGCCCCCGAAAAACTCTCGGAGTCGGCTATCGAGACCGCGCCTTCCGAAGAGTCTGCCCAAATGGAGGAGCAGTACGTAGAAGAGGGAACCCGGGCGGCGGCTCCCGCGCAAAAGACGAGGGAGGAAATTCTCGAGGAGCTTTCGGGGACAGCGGACACGGGCGCTCGGCCACAGGCCCTGCAGCCGGAACCCGAAGCCCCGGCCGCTCCCGTCGCCGAAGCGCCCGAGGCGGCCCCGCCGGCCGTGAAAGCGCCCGAGCCCGTAAAGCCGGTGCCGCCCACGGTACCCCCGGCCCCGGTCGTGGAACCCGAGCCGGTTGCGACAAAGGCCCCGCCCGCACCTGAAAAACCTGAAGCGGCTAAAACCGAACCGGTCCCGTCCCCTGAGGCCGCCGCTCCGGCCCCGGCCGCGGCTGAAGAAGCCGTTCCTCCCGCAGGCCGGGCGGTGAGTCCCGCGGAGCAGGCGGCCGTCGAGGAAGCCGTTCGGGCTGCCGAAGAAGCCGAAGAAGTCGGCCTGCAGCCTCCGGGCCCCGGCGAAGCGGCGTCTGAAGCCGTGGGCGAGAAGTCGATGGACACCGCCGCGCTCACGCCGGAAGAGCTGAAAGAGGAGGCTCTTCCCGAGGACGAGATCAATTCCTGGTGCAGCGGCAGGTACCAGACCGATTTCGAGCGTGAGTCCTGCGTCGAAAAGAGGACCGCAGCGAGGGACAAGGCCGAGGTGCTCGTCTCGTCTTTCGAGGACGGCACGCCCGAAAGGGAGATAGTCGAAAAGTGCAGGGCGGACTGGAAAGAGGGCATGACCTATAATTACGAAATGGTCGTATCGTGTACGCAGTTCTTCTGTAGTCAGAAGGGGCTCGAAGCGTGCACGCAGCTTGCGAAGTAGGGCCGCGCCGCGTCTCCAAGGTGCGCTGACACGGGGGCGCCCCGGTAGCGGCTTCGGTCAGTGGAAAATCAGCATCGCTATGAAGAGGTAGAAGACCGAGCCGAAGATGTCGTTGAACATCGTGAGGAACGGCCCGGACGCCGCCGCCGGGTCGAAATTGAGCTTGTGAAGCACGAGCGGCCCGGCGACGCCTATGAACGACGTGGCCATGGTGGCCGACAGCATCGCCGTGAATACCGCTATAGCGATTTTAAGAACCTCGGGCTCGTGGTAGCTTATGAGCGCCCCTATGCCCGCCGCCAGCACGCCGCATATAACGCCGAGCGTGATTCCGACTCTTACCTCCAGAAAAATAATCCTCAGTATCTGCTTTATGTTGATTGTCCCCATCCCGAGGCTCCTGATCACGATGGTCGTCGTCTGGAGCCCCACGTTGCCCCCCGTGGCCATGATCGCGGGCATGAACGCGGCCAGTATGGCCACCTTCTGGAGCGTCGGCTCGAAGGCGTGGACGATTATGAACGCGATGAAGAGCTCGCCCACGAGGGTCATGAGGAGCCAGGGGATTCTCAGCTTTATGCGCGTCCGCATAGGGGTGTAGATGGGGTGAAGGGTGTCGCCGACACCGGCCATCTGCATTATGTCCTCGGAGGCCTCTTCGGCTATGACGTCGAGGATGTCGTCGGCCGTGATCCTGCCCAGAAGAACGCCGTCGTCGTCCACGACGGGGACCGACAGTATGTCGAACTTCTGGAATATATTCGCAACGTCCTCCTGGTCCATGTAGGGTGTGACCGTAACTTCGAGCGGCTCCATGACGTCCGTTACCCCGGAGCCCGGGGTCGCCAGAATGAGTGTCTGGAGGGATATGTCGCCGAGGAGCCTGTCGTTTTCGTCCGTAACGAAAATCTGGTAAAAGTCCGGAATTTCGTCGGCTATCAGCCTTATCCAGTTTATGGCGTCGCGGACCGTGAAATTGTTGCCGACCTTGACGAGCTCGGTCTGCATGATACCGCCCGCGGAGTCTTCGGGGTATTTGAGGAGCGGCTCGACGTCCCGGAGGCCCTCGGGGTCCATCTTCGAGAGAACCGAGGTGGCCGTCTGCTCCGGGAGCTCGCCGATAAGGTCGGCTGCGTCGTCGGATTCCATCTCTTCGACTATCTCGGCTATCTTCTCGGCGTCGAGCTCGCCGAGTATCTCCTCCCTGTGCTCGGGATCGAGCTCCAGGATGACTTCGGAGGCCGTTTCGGCGTCGAGCGCTTCGAGTATGCGCTGGTAGTCCTCGGGCGGGAACACCGTCAGTATCCCGGCTATTTCGGACGGATGGACATCCGTCAGGACGTCCCTTATATCCTGCATATTTCCTTCGAGGAGGTCGTTGGTTATTCTTTCGGCGAGCTCGGGATTCGGCATAATTTCTCTCTGCCTGCGGGAATACCGCCTTAGTGTATAGAAGGAACCTTAAAAGTAAAGTAGACTCTAGGCCCGAACCGGAGGGCCGGTTCCCTTAATATGAATAGCGTAAGAATATGAAGAGCATAAGAAATTACAGCAATTTCGTGAAATTCGAGCATACGCTGTTTTCGCTGCCGATGATCCTGGCCGGGGCTTTTCTCGCGTGGGGAGGGCTTCCGGACCTGAAGCTCCTGGTGCTCATAATACTCGCGGGGACCGGCGCGCGGACCGCGGCGCTGGCGATAAACAGGATACTCGACCGTAGGATAGACGCCCTGAATCCCCGGACGAAGGAGAGGGAGCTCCCGTCGGGGAAGCTCAGCCTCGGGAAGGCGTATGTCGTCACGACCGCGGGGCTCGTCCTTTATTTCGCCGCGGCCTATAAGATATGCGACCTCGTCCTTTATCTGTCGCCGGTACCGCTCGTGGTTTTCATTATATATCCGCTCATGAAGCGCTTTACGTGGCTTTGCCACTTCGGCGTGGGGCTCGGGCTGGCTCTGGCCCCTCTCGGGGGATGGATTGCCGTAACCTGCTCGTTTCACAGCATTTATCCGGGCGTGTTGCTCGCCCTGTTTACTTTTTTCTGGGTTTCTGGGTTCGACGTCATATACGCGACGATGGACGAGGCATTCGACAGGGAGCAGGGGATATATTCGATGGTGGCGCGCTTCGGAAGGGGGACGGCCCTTTATATTTCGGGGCTTCTCCACCAGGCGGCGTTCTTCTCGATAGCCTTTTTATACTTCCTCATGTTCAGGACCATAGCCGCAGGAATCATGGTAGCGGCTATCGGGATTCTTCTTTTCCTGGAGCAGAGGAAGTCGTCGAACGTAGACCTCGCGTTCTTTAAAATCAACATCCTGGTCGGGTTTTCCGTTTTTCTTTTCGTCCTCGCCGGGATATACTTACCCTAGATTATGAGAACAATCGTAGGCATTACCGGCGCATCCGGCGTCGCATACGGGGTCGAATTTTTAAGGAGATGCCCCGACGACAAGTTCCTTATTTCGAGCAAGTGGGGGAGGCACGTTTTAAACGAGGAGCTCGGGCTCAAGATAGAAGAGCTCCGCCCCTGGGTGAAGGACATATACAGCGATTCGGACCTCGCGGCCCCGTTTTCGTCCGGAAGTAACCACTTCGATTCGCTGGTGGTCATACCGTGCTCGGTTTCAACGCTCGCCAAGATGGCGAACGGCATAGGGGATTCGCTCATTACCCGCATAGCGCAGGTGGCCTTGAAGGAGAGGAGGCGGCTCGTAATCGCCTTGAGGGAAACGCCGCTCAGCTCCATAGCGCTCGAAAACGCGCTCAAGCTGTCGCGCGAGGGGGCGATCATAATGCCGATAAGCCCGCCGCATTATCTTAAGGCGGAGACAGTGAGCGGCCTAATCGAGGGGTACGTGGACAAGGTGCTTAACATCATAGGCGTCCCGACGGGCAACGGCTGGAAGCAGGGGGAGCTCGACTAGGGCGCAGTTTCGCGGGTATTTTATCCGTTCCGCAGTATCGTTTCTCTCCGGCAAGTCAGATTTTTCGCGATAATTAATCAGGCTGTAACGGATCGGTGTCTAAAATGGCTAAAAAACAGTTTCTCGAC
This window harbors:
- a CDS encoding HAD-IC family P-type ATPase, which codes for MNDKPSQTRIWHAMDPGAVIEALDTRENGLSDSEAAGRLARYGTNSLPQKPPAPFWKTFIYQFRSPLMYILVFAAVIAFAIKEPTDAGFIIVALLLNAIIGGYQEWRAEQSAKALQKLLKIKATVERDGEIVDIDAESIVPGDIVWLESGNRAPADIRLLTTNGLEIDESLLTGESLPVLKDWSWIGRPGTPLGDTLNMAYAGSIVTRGRAKGVVAATGQATQVGRLALDVMSGGQGEPPLIARMKTFTHIIGFVALISAVAIGLLGLALGRYGFNEMLHFVVALAVSAIPEGLPVAMTVALAVAMTRMARRGVIVRRLVAVEGLGSCTYIATDKTGTLTRNELTVKEVILPGGEAFEVSGVGFAPEGEVLSGGKPVARGGRPWLERLAIAAVLCNEADLHHRDHGWVWHGDTVDVSLLSFGHKLGYEREPLLDSCPQVNEIPFEPERQFSASYHKTGGHSTTVFVKGAPERVIEMCGIEKEEDKSGLLAIAEDMAGRGYRVLALAEGEIAGEVSPSEFPPEPSGLGLLGFAGMIDPLRHGVKEAVNSCRQAGIEVSMVTGDHPVTALAIARDLGMASDYSQVVTGAELMSKSPEEMEKIVERTNVFARVSPNQKYQIVEAVQGAGHFVAVTGDGVNDAPALRTANIGIAMGKEGTDVAREVSELVISDDNFATIVAGVEEGRIAYDNVRKVIYLLISTNAAELVLILLSIIAGLPLPLLPVQILWLNLVTNGIQDIALAFEPGEGDSLQKKPRSPRERIFNKIMIERTLAATLTMGILGFGFFYVLIHSGWNEAAARNALLLLMVLFENVHIGNCRSETKSALILSPFRSPILLTGAVAALLVHVAAMYLPIGQSILGTEPVSLEMWGVVGALALTIFITMEIHKLTWWFRNRPAGR
- a CDS encoding universal stress protein gives rise to the protein MTGFKKILLVYSGKENGRDALERAFSIAKHNKSGLTIVWVVERIPERMDDFLEMVSVKELEKALVDERLSEIKNAIKKYESRTKIKAEVKVLTGKPQIEIIREVLRNKHDLVIKTAGGKGRAKDPLLGSVDIGLLRKCPSPVWMLKPSRSRKYSRILAAIDPDPTDQKTNELNGSILELALSVSKHEKSELHIVHAWSLFGEKALRGPRFGKSEAQIKKLLGETRRAHKECVETLLAKNGLDESEYKLHLLKGDPSVLIPKFAAREKMDLVVMGTVCRTGLPGFIIGNTAESVLSQVKCSLLTVKPAGFVSPVKL
- the ychF gene encoding redox-regulated ATPase YchF; protein product: MGLRCGLVGLPNVGKSTLFNALTSAGAEVGNFPFTTIDDNVGVVAVADDRLHKLAELVKPQKLTPTYLEVVDIAGLVKGASEGKGRGNAFLASIREVDLILHTVRCFENDNVVHVEGFPDAMRDIHIIEDELLLKDLETLEKRQEKLQSQAKGGDRKIKDALEVVTRLKEFVENGNKARNFPLDEESAKVVKEMYLLTDIPMIYVCNVSEDDIPDAAGNEEVGKVREYAEKEGSEVIVLSAKIEAEIAELPYDEKKLFLDELGLEDSGLDRLVRIAYDKLGIITYFTQGPKEVRAWTIRKGWKAPQAAGVIHTDFERGFIRAETASYDDFIAAGSEAALKEAGKMRSEGKEYVVRDGDIMLFRFNV
- a CDS encoding quinone-dependent dihydroorotate dehydrogenase, producing the protein MYKEIIRPVLDRLDSETFHDLARESLHLAELTPLTLKLVELFADGGRRFTDERLRVNLGGVELENPLIVGAGWDKAGRAVMALWQLGFAAVEVGSVLEYRQPGNPKPRQFMVAPGTAINWLGFNSPGMDVVAKNLSRYKNPPFKLGISIGMNKDVPHDDSPRAHAVVAERLYGYADYFAINVSSPNTPGLRKLHEKGRTANIVKAVIAAMEGKGGRKPLFVKVAPELGWKAIDDILEVAIDHGVTGIIATNTADVPEMKAKYGERWRTQPGGLSGDDPDYRRMATEKVAYIYRQAGDKLDIIGVGGVKDAETALEKIRAGAKALQIVTAIRGEGTAVAGKINKGLVEFMEREGMRSLGEIVGVDAGR